In Alphaproteobacteria bacterium HT1-32, the sequence TTTTGTTGAGTTCATCAAGAATTGTCGCCTGTTGTCGTCGACTATCCATTCTAGTCATTCTCTCTGTTATTGCAGTCTTTTCCCCGTTGCGGCAAGCAGCCCACGCGCAGGGGCTGGTCGATGCAGAGATATCAGAGATGATCCGGACTTATGCGGAACCGTTGATGGTGAGCGCAGGGCTGGATCCGCGGGCGGTTCGTATCTTCATCGTTAACCGGAACGAACTGAATGCCTTTGTCTCCGGCGGGCAAAATCTGTTCATAAATACAGGTTTGCTGACCCGGGCAGATAATGCAGGGCAGATTGTTGGCGTGATTGCCCATGAATTGGGACATATCGCGGGCGGGCATATTTCCCGTACCAATGAATCGATGGAAAGTGCAGGGACCAGTTCGCTTATTGCCGGAATTCTGGGTGTTGCTGCCGGACTGGCGACAGGCCGCGGTGATATCGGTGGGGCCGTGGCGGCGGCGGGTCAGGATATCGCCATCCGCGACTTCCTGAAATACAGCCGCAATCAGGAAAGCTCTGCCGATCAGGCGGGGATGCGTTATCTGGAGGCAAACGGTCTTTCTGCTGTCGGTATGTATCAGCTGATGAAGAAGCTGGAAGGTCAGGAACTGCTGCCAACCTCACGACAGAATGAATATGTGAGGTCGCATCCCCTTAGCAGTGACCGGGTTCTGTCCGTTGAAAGCTTCCTCCAGAGGTCGAAATTC encodes:
- a CDS encoding M48 family metalloprotease, whose protein sequence is MLEILRSNIVIGPVLLSSSRIVACCRRLSILVILSVIAVFSPLRQAAHAQGLVDAEISEMIRTYAEPLMVSAGLDPRAVRIFIVNRNELNAFVSGGQNLFINTGLLTRADNAGQIVGVIAHELGHIAGGHISRTNESMESAGTSSLIAGILGVAAGLATGRGDIGGAVAAAGQDIAIRDFLKYSRNQESSADQAGMRYLEANGLSAVGMYQLMKKLEGQELLPTSRQNEYVRSHPLSSDRVLSVESFLQRSKFTDTPLPDGWELKFQRSKAKIIGFLESKSRVYRYYPESDTSVPARYAQAIADYRRNELDTAVPKIDALIAEYPSDPYFWELKGQMLLEHGKIMPSVEALRKAASLAPEAIPIRAMLAQGLVETGNPALLEEAVENLKALIVDDPGSAAAWRLLAISYARLGNDGASRLASAELALLQRDVPAAKLHANAALKFYDKGTPSWLRAQDILNAADLK